TTGAGCAGCGCGAACGTGAGCGCGAAGAAGTCCGGCGCGGGCGGGACCATGAGCGCCGTGCGCGTGCCGCGTACAACACCGATGGAAGCCAGCCCGTGTGCGATCGCGTCGGAATCGGCGTTGAGTTCGAGAAACGTGATCGCGCGGTGCTCGGTCGGGCCGTCCGCGTTCACCCGGCCGATCGGCGCGTGAATGGCGACCTGCGCCGGGTGCTGCGCGGCCATGCGTTCGAGGTGCGACGCGACGTTGAGAGAGGGATTGGCCATATCGTCGCGGGTTCAATCTCACTTCGGAATCGTCGCAGCAGTCTGAACGAGCCGCGACCGCAAGGGGAGCGGGAGGCGTCACCACTTCCTTGCGGTCGCGGCTCGTTACAAGAACCCGAACCGAATCAGCTCAATGGGTACCGCTGCAGGAACTCCCACACGCGCATGATGGCGAGTTCGCCCGCGTCGTCCAGGAGGTAGTGCCCGCAGTCGGGCCACGTGTGGACCTCCGCGTGCGGGAAGTGCCGCTTCCACTCTTCGAGGAAATGGCGGTCGAACACGAAGTCCTTCATCCCCCACAGCAGCAGCGTCGGGGTGTCGCGGAACTTGTCGAGCGCGGCCGCGGTCCCTGCGACGATGTCGTACCCTTCGTCGCCCGGCGCCAGTGGGATCGTCTGAACGAACTTCAGGACCGCGACGCGGTGCGCCGCAGTGTCGTAGGGCGCGAGGTAGCCCGCTCGCACGTCGGCGGGTAGCGGTTGCCGGGTCGCGCACCATTTCGCAGCATATTTGCAGAACGCATTACGCCGGGTGATGAGCCATGCGCCCAGTCGGGTGTTACGCCCCCACCACAGCGACCGCGGGAGCTTCTTGCCCGGCGGGAGCGGGAACGCACCCGTGTTGGATGCGACGACGCGCTTGATGCGGTCCGGATGCCGAGCGGCGAACCCCATCCCGATCATCCCGCCCCAATCGTGCAGCACCAGCGTCAGGTTCTTGGTCAGCCCGCGCTCTTCGAGGAGCCATTCGAGGTCGTCGATGCGGCTCTTCAGCGAGTAGTCGTACCGACTGAGGGGCGGCTTATCGGAGAGGCCGCAGCCGATGTGATCGGGCACGATGCAGCGGTACGATTCCCGGAGCGACAGCACGAGGTTGCGGTAATAGAAGCTCCACGTCGGGTTGCCGTGGAGCATCACCACCGTGTCGCCGGCGCCCTCGTCCAAATAGCTCATCCGCAGCCCGTGG
This region of Gemmata massiliana genomic DNA includes:
- a CDS encoding alpha/beta fold hydrolase, yielding MSNTAAPGSDAPPPLRTTHPSADEDAPPFPNPAMSLYPFLPRVATRHGLRMSYLDEGAGDTVVMLHGNPTWSFYYRNLVLSLRESYRCIVPDHIGCGLSDKPPLSRYDYSLKSRIDDLEWLLEERGLTKNLTLVLHDWGGMIGMGFAARHPDRIKRVVASNTGAFPLPPGKKLPRSLWWGRNTRLGAWLITRRNAFCKYAAKWCATRQPLPADVRAGYLAPYDTAAHRVAVLKFVQTIPLAPGDEGYDIVAGTAAALDKFRDTPTLLLWGMKDFVFDRHFLEEWKRHFPHAEVHTWPDCGHYLLDDAGELAIMRVWEFLQRYPLS